The Salmo salar chromosome ssa02, Ssal_v3.1, whole genome shotgun sequence genome segment GGTGACAAATGAGCACTCAGGTTTGTTGATCtattaccgtgtgtgtgtgtgtgtgtgtgtgtgtgtgtgtgtgtgtgtgtgtgtgtgtgtgcgtgcgtgcgtgcgtgcgtgcgtgtgcgtgtgaaaGAGAAGGGAGGGCTGTAGACTTACCAGCAGGCCTGTTAGTTGAGCTGATTTTCATATGAGGTTCTTGTTATGTGGCCCAAGTGAACGAACACTGAGCGTGGTGGTTTGTTTGGAATAAAAAATCTACAAAAAAGTGGTCTTGGTCTTTTTCTTTTCTCTGCCTGAAAATGAGGGAACGTAGCCAATATCTTCACACAGACGATATTGGCATTTTAAAACCATGCTGTGCTCCTCTATGTGCTAGGGCTAAACTAACATTTATAACTAGGTCTAGACTAACATTCATAGCTAGAGCTAAACTAACATTTATAACTAGGGCTAGACTAACATTCATAGCTAGGGTTAGACTACCATTCATAGCTAGGGCTAGACTAACATTCATAGCTAGGGCTAGACTAACATTCATAGCTAGGGTTAGACTAACATTCCTAGCTAGGGTAAGACTAACATTCATAGCTAGGGCTAGACTAACATTCCTAGCTAGGGCTAGACTAACATTCATAGCTAGGGTTAGACTAACATTCCTAGCTATGGTAAGACTAATATTCATAGCTAGGGTTAGACTAACATTCATAGCTAGGGTTAGACTAACATTCATAGCTAGGGCTAGCTATGAATGTTAGTCTAGGGTAAGACTAATATTCATAGCTAGGGTTAGACTAACATTCATAGCTAGGGTTAGACTAACATTCATAGCTAGGGTTAGACTAACATTCCTAGCTAGGGTAAGACTAACATTCCTAGCTAGGGCTAGACTAACATTCCTAGCTAGGGCTAGACTAACATTCCTAGCTAGGGTAAGACTAACATTCATAGCTAGGGCTAGACTAACATTCCTAGCTAGGGTAAGACTAACATTCATAGCTAGGGCTAGACTAACATTCCTAGCTAGGGTAAGACTAATATTCATAGCTAGGGTTAGACTAACATTCATAGCTAGGGTTAGACTAACATTCATAGCTAGGGTTAGACTAACATTCATAGCTAGGGCTAGACTAACATTCATAGCTAGGGTTAGACTAACATTCCTAGCTAGGGTAAGACTAACATTCATAGCTAGGGTTAGACTAACATTCATAGCTAGGGCTAGACTAACATTCCTAGCTAGGGCTAGACTAATTATAATTGTATGTCTTCTTTAAATGTGAGCTCagtagttagagagagagagagagagagagagtgtgtttgtttgtgagtgtgtgtgtgtgtgtgtgtgtgttctgcccaTGACCAGTCTATCAGGTTCTGGTTTGATGAGCCAGCTAGATCCACATCCTGGGTTTAATGATGCGTGAGGCGGCGGTACGTGGAACTCTAAATGATACGTTACTCTGCAACATGGATGAGACCTGCTCTCGTAACTGCCtaactacgtgtgtgtgtgtgtgtgtgtgtgtgtgtctgaacagaCTGGGAATTAACATTGTTCCTTTGATTACAGCTGCTAGGCTATGTTCAAAATGGAACGATATTCCTTATACAGTGTGCTACTTCTGAAATGACACACTATATTCCCTGTCCTCACAGTGAAGCAGTGTCTGAAGCACTTTCATGAACAATGATCAATCTCACTTCTTTCTCCCTATCCCATTGTCTGTGTTCTCTCCCTAGACATGAACTTAaggcattattattattttcatcaGAAGTAacactgctctgtgtgtgtgtgtgtgagataccaCGCATACTATTGTGATGCTGTCATCTCAGAGTTGACCTTCCTATCAGAGTTCAGAAACCATGACAATGGCCATTGAGAGATGTTTATTCTTTAACATAACTATGGTAACCCATACTCCCAGTTGTAACATGATATCATATAAAATGACGGTGTTTCAATAACAATGAATAGAACACACCAAGGTGGCTCAGAAAGAGACAATTATTTCAACATAACATCATAAAATACTACATATATTATCATATTCCTGACCACGTTTATCCAATGTTGTGATTCAAACATTCACAAAACTGTAGAAAAACATTGGTTGAATGTTGGATGAACGTGGCTGTAATGGTTGAGCTTTTTTAAAGTCTGTATTCACAGGATAGTTTGTTTCCAAGCTGTGGTGTGGCGTAGTGCTGCCGACCTTTTGGAAAAACAACATTTTGATGCTTTTACTGCACGTACTGTAGTAGGTTTTAGTCTTTCCCCCAAAAGCCTTTGCAACATAATACATGTAGATGTTTTGTCACAGGTAGGTACATTATTTGTTTAAAGCCACGGATCAGACCATGCACGAtaacaatttattttaaaaaaaaacatacaaacaacTAAAAAGTCCCAAGTCTAATCATACCATTCTTCGGTTATCCCTGCAGAGAATCTTTTTAAAAGACCTTCGGAAGTCATTGTTGAAGATTGTATAGATAATGGGATtggctgaactgttacagtagccgAACCAGAAGAAGAATTTAAACAGTGTGTCAGGTATGTAACACGAGTCACAGAGCGCCGTCAGAGTGTAGGTAAAGAAGAAGGGGAACCAGCAAACGACAAAAACTCCAATgaccacagccaagacaaaggtGAAACGTTTCTCCCTGTTCTGTCTCCCCTTCCATCGACTCCCCTTAGAGCTCTGTCTCACCACCAGTTTGGGCAGCGCCGGGTGGTCCAGTCCTGGTTTGATCTGGCTCAGTTTGGTTTTAGCCGTGTGTTTCTTCTTCTTGATAGAACAGGGGTTGTTGACCTGGTGGTCAGACGATGAGGAGTCCTCCATGTCCACGCCGTTTATCTCCCCTTCTTTCTCGTCCTCTCCTCTGGGttcatccccctctctgtctccttgctCTCCGTTGAGCTTCTCGTGACAAGCGTGTTGGTCACCTCCGACTCCCCCAGCCCCGTTCTCCTTCTTGCCCGTCACCGGCGACACCGCGGCTGCCATTTTGGGTTTCCGGTCGCCTGGTGGTACCCGCGTCCGTTTCTTAGCGATCTGATAGATCCGGATGTAAACGAGGATCATGATGACGCAGGGCACGAAGAACGAGCCGATACTGGACGAGATCATGTACCACTTGTCTTCGTTGATCTTACACACCGGCCCCTCCTCTTTatcgctctccttctccatggtgATGAGGGGCGGGAACGAGATCACCGCGGCGATGACCCACACGATGACGATGATGCACTTGATCCTGCGCGGTGTCCGTTTCAGGTTGTACTCGATGGCCTTGGTGATTGACCAGTACCTGTCCAGACTAATGGCGCACAGATGGGCGATGGATGCCGTACAGAAGAGAACGTCCAGTGCAAGGTAGAACTCGCACCAGACTTTACCAAAGTACCAGTAGCCCATGAGTTCGTTGGCCAGGGAGAAGGGCATGACCAGGGTCGCAACCAAAATGTCCGCCGACGCCAACGAAACCAGGAAGAGGTTCTGAGGGGCCTTCAGGGCCCGGCTAGTAAACACAGCGATGACCACTAAGATGTTGCCGAAGACTGTCAATAGGATGAGCATCCCGACCAGGATCGTTAGGGGCAACGAGATCTGGAGGGTATAGGGCGGACCCCAAAGGATGGTCTCATTGGTCATGTTGCTCATGATGGTCGTGCTTGTAAGAGTCTCATTGGTCACGTTTGTCATGTTATCCCACCCCGCCATTGATTCTCCTTAGATCCTCAGGGATCCAATCATGTAAGGTCAGCAAATGTCATCCAGGAGACCATGTAGTTTGCAACTGGAAGACTGGAAAGTGAGGGTGTGGGACTCTTCAGTGGTTTTTCTGTAGTTATTTTTCGCTCCATTGCATGGTGGTCGATCAAGAACAGTTTAGGTTGAATACAGCGGATTGTCACTTCATCTGAAAAATAGGAGGCAGAAGTAAGAATTTTAAAAAGCCCGAACTGGAGATGCCTTAACTGTCAATTTACACAAATACAACATAACTCTCTAGTTATACTTTCCAAGAATATTGCAGGTACACACTAAATACAACTCTTACctcaagcattgtgctgtgtcACTTGGGTCCTTTT includes the following:
- the LOC106590134 gene encoding alpha-2A adrenergic receptor, which encodes MAGWDNMTNVTNETLTSTTIMSNMTNETILWGPPYTLQISLPLTILVGMLILLTVFGNILVVIAVFTSRALKAPQNLFLVSLASADILVATLVMPFSLANELMGYWYFGKVWCEFYLALDVLFCTASIAHLCAISLDRYWSITKAIEYNLKRTPRRIKCIIVIVWVIAAVISFPPLITMEKESDKEEGPVCKINEDKWYMISSSIGSFFVPCVIMILVYIRIYQIAKKRTRVPPGDRKPKMAAAVSPVTGKKENGAGGVGGDQHACHEKLNGEQGDREGDEPRGEDEKEGEINGVDMEDSSSSDHQVNNPCSIKKKKHTAKTKLSQIKPGLDHPALPKLVVRQSSKGSRWKGRQNREKRFTFVLAVVIGVFVVCWFPFFFTYTLTALCDSCYIPDTLFKFFFWFGYCNSSANPIIYTIFNNDFRRSFKKILCRDNRRMV